One Bacillota bacterium DNA segment encodes these proteins:
- a CDS encoding S1 RNA-binding domain-containing protein, whose product MALEVGNIVEGVVTGITNFGAFVTLPGGQTGLVHISEVADAYVKDIKDYLKENDKTRVKIISLDKNGKIGLSIRQVKNDGPRRRGRRDRRETSMSFEDKLARFLKESDERQSDLKRSTDEKRGGRGSPRRNVDNVRAW is encoded by the coding sequence ATGGCTTTGGAAGTAGGCAACATTGTCGAAGGCGTTGTGACCGGGATAACTAATTTTGGGGCCTTCGTTACGTTGCCAGGTGGACAAACGGGGCTGGTGCACATATCGGAGGTAGCCGATGCCTATGTTAAAGACATCAAAGATTACCTGAAGGAAAATGATAAAACCAGGGTCAAAATAATCAGCCTTGATAAAAATGGCAAAATTGGTCTTTCTATTCGTCAGGTGAAGAATGACGGTCCGCGGCGACGGGGCAGACGGGATCGGCGTGAGACTAGTATGAGTTTCGAAGACAAACTGGCTCGGTTTTTGAAAGAAAGCGATGAACGCCAGTCAGATTTGAAACGGAGTACAGACGAAAAACGCGGCGGTCGAGGAAGCCCGCGGCGAAATGTTGACAATGTTAGAGCCTGGTAA